The segment cagatgTTTGTTGTTCGTtttgaatgtttgaatgaattgcTGTTAAGTACATTAAAACGATATTATGTagtctttcctgtagtgtgtttataTAGGTTTTGGGCATGTAAATGATCTGCAAAGGCTAATATCTAAAaattaaaccccccccccctgaaacacctccattggactcctttgtctcTGGAAGATGGTGAAATCATTACGTAATAAACTCGCACTTctgttggctagcgctccaacacattgaatGCTAAGggacgggacatctctaagcggttgaccaatcacaacagagccggccggctaaccaatcagagcagactgggttctgatttcagacagagggtgaaaagaggaccGGAAGTATGAGGAAAAACAAGCACTTATGAACATTTAAgcctgtaaacatgtcacagtagaggcacaaaatacaaataattactGATTATAATGAAACCCGCAAATAAGCCTAATAGTGCCCCTTTAACTAATGATGTTGATTCATcccaataataataaaatggttGTGTATGTTACAGCATGCTCTCTTTTTTTGTGTTTCTTCAGGTGATAAGAAACGTGTCCTGGACTCCAGCCCCTTCCTGTCAGAGGCCAACGCTGAGCGCATCGTCAGAACCCTGTGTAAAGTCAGAGGAGCTGCGTTGAAAGTGGGACAGATGCTCAGTATTCAAGGTGTGCCATGTTTTCCATTACAGGTAGTTTGACTCGATAAAGATGTGGTGGACATTTGTTGAGCTGTTGATGGTTTTCCACGTGCCGTTCCACAGTTGTGACGTTCGCCTGTTGCTGCACTCAAACACACAGGAAGCAGCAGCTGAGAATAAGTTGTTGTATCATTAGATGCTTATGTGTTTTGCACACACTAGCCAGGCAAAGTTCAAGAGCGTACCACCAGAGGCAGTACATGTCTTGGCACAGATTAGGTTACAGCAGAAAACAGATCATCAATTTAGTTAGTCACTTGTTGCTGCTGCCTGACCTTGGCTTATGACCATTGGCTTTTACTTTTCAGAATATGTTTGTGTAAACCTAGACATAACACTGTAGTAAATGAAATCAGCCACCAAAACAGTAGCAGCTTAGAAAAGGACGTTTGCTAAGCAGGTTTACACAAAGTGGATTGACCTTgttgtgttcatgtgtgttgttATTTAGAGAACTGGCCTTGCTTTACTCTGACTCTACAGTGGTGACAAGTGTATTCTTAAATCTAAAATGGACTTAAAGGTCACAGTAGTCTTCTGCAGCTCAGCACACACAGAAATCGAACTGCTCCTACTACATAAAATAAGACATAGGGATAATTTTCTTATAACATTTAATAGAATTGCATTCAATTGAGACCACTAAAACCTGTGGCCATAGGTTGCATAATGACGTTTTTGGTGTTAAAATGCATAGACAGTCAGTATTGTAACTGTATTCCTTTTAGTACATTTATACACCCATATTTAAAGGGACAGCCCAGCCTCAAAACATAAATAGTAAACATATGTTTCCTTTTTCCTGTAGCACATGTTTTCTTGATTATTGTGCAGTGATTTGCTGATAGTTGGAGATATCACCTTCAGAGatgcctttaaaaaaaatacatttatgaatCTCCATGTGAAATGTCACAAGTACAGTAACCTTGTCATGATTTGTGGGAAGAATCAATACtgatgaattcttcatatgtaTTTTCctgcgctttgagcaccacaaGGCAAACATCTCTACGACTCACACCAGAACAATGTTGAACAAGTATTTTAGATTTTGGGTTGAGCTCGCCATTTAAGTCTGCAAACACACCTGGAGTAAAATTAAAGCCATTTGCTTTCACAGCTGTATTTTATGGCACGAAATGTGACTAATTCAGAATTATTGTAAAATATGCCAGACTTGCCTACTGACCTGCATGTCTGTCCTATTGAGACCAACCTATGTATGTTTCTGTATTTCAGATGATGCATTCATCAACCCCCAACTCGCCAAGATCTTTGACCGTGTCAGGCAGAGCGCTGACTTCATGCCAATCAAGCAAATGACGGTAAGAGTGTTTCTTTATTTTAACTGgcatttataacgggataatGGGATAATAGCTGAAGCTGATTTTTACATGAGAAATAAAATAAGTGTTACAATATTGGTTATACCTATTTTTAATATTAATGGTTTTTTCTCAAGCCTCGTGTAAATCTACTGGGGACAAACTTACATTGAAAAGGCCAAATGCTTTTAAAACATATGGAAATATAACAACAACTCCTTGCGATTTGTGTCTTTCTGTAGAAAGCACTAAACGGCGACCTTGGTCCTAACTGGCGAGACAAGCTGGAATCGTTTGAGGAGCGTCCATTCGCTGCGGCGTCGATCGGACAAGTTCACCTGGCCCGGATGAAGGACGGCAGGGAAGTGGCCATGAAAATACAGGTAGGctgtgcacatgtgtgtgtgtacccagAACATTCTCATGTTGTTGAGATAAACACTGAAACTGGAGAGTGTTTCTCACACCGATCTCTGTGGTCTGCTTACAGACTTTGTTCGGATGTAGGTCAGAGAAGAAAAGTGTAAAAGTGTTTAGCTTCTTATTTTGTGCCTTCACAGTGTTTACAAGCTGTCTTAATCGTTTAAAATGTTTTCGGAACTTATGGAGGATTTGCCAATAAATTCAAACTAATGGCATTGTTATAATCTTAATACAAATGATAATTGCAATGcctgtaaaataagttattaagGTATTCtgtaaagataaataaaatgacatcaaagatGATGCCCCTGCTTCATTCTATGAcattttattataaattgtCCAAGACAAACAAACCAAGAATGCTTTTTCACAAACAATGCATTCTCTTGATGGATTCTATTGATAATATTGAAACCCAGAGTGAATTTTATGATCAAACACATTCTCTGTTTGTTTATCCCCAGTACCCCGGTGTGGCTCAGAGTATCAACAGTGACGTCAACAACCTGATGACGGTGCTGAATATTAGCAATGCCCTGCCTGAAGGTGAGCTCATTTTCATGCATGCAGACACCACTAGCTAACCTGCTAAGTCATACGCAAAAGACAAACACATGCACAATTGCACTCAACTTCCCTGTGTGTCTCTAGGTCTGTTTCCAGAGCACCTGATAGACGTGATGAGAAGAGAGCTAGCATTAGAGTGCGATTATATAAGAGAAGCCCAGTGTGCAAAGAAATTCAGGTGAGTcacatgtgtttttattgtaatTCACATCATACAGTATATTGCCAGCCTTTTTCAcctggatttatttatttgtatattcaTCCTGTTCTGATCTAGGGAGTTTCTAAAGGACCAACCGTTCTTCTACGTACCAGAGGTGATAGATGAGCTGAGCAGCGCCCACGTCCTGACCACAGAGCTGGTCCCCGGGTTCCCCCTGGACCAGGCTGACGGCCTCACACAGGACCTGAAGAACGAGGTACACAGCTGCCAAAACCAGACAGATCGATGGATGTCTAGCTGGCTAATGTGTCTACTTATCTGGCGAGAAACGCATTAGTTAATGTGCTCAGAGGGGGTTTGTTTAATGTTAGTGGGGGACCAAATTAGTTTCTTCCTGATCAATAAACACATCGATGGATGTGTCTCCAGTGGCAGGAAAGGGAACAACCTGCTTCCCCTCTGTCCTTTCATTTTCCTCCCACAAGTCCCTGCTCTCCTCACCTCCTCACTTTTGTTTGTGCATTAGATCTGTGAGAACATCTTGAAGTTGTGCCTTAGAGAGCTGTTTGAGTTCAGGTACATGCAGACGGACCCCAACTGGTCCAACTTCTTCTATGATCCGCAGACACACAGGGTGAGTCTGCCAACTCAATACTACTCTCACTAGGAATACTTCTACTACAATGTGGAATAGTGATAATATGGTATTGAGACTAAGCCAAAATGTCATCATGGGATTATTTCCCTCTAGGTGGCACTGTTGGACTTTGGAGCCACAAGAGGATTTGACAAGAGTTTCACAGACCCCTACATAGAGGTAAGACCAGCCGGCATActttttacttttctttattagggcccgagcacggagCGCTAGGACCcgacggcgtcctagcacgaagtgcgaggaacctattgttattggtggtattattattatagtgctGGCGTTTCCTCTTTTTGAGGTCTTTAGGATGCttcaaaagttgtataattttgcacggacgccaggaccggtgaaaaattCAATATTCTGGAATCAATGGGTTAAATATTCCAAcctgctcactagcgccaccTATCAAAATCCCATTTCGGAATAAATGTACAAagtcgcaccgtaactccgaatgacctgacattttgaacacatatccgggtggacctgctcttaaatttaaattagcataatgttcaaaacagttaaatattcacttaaatttaaattttcagtttttcaacaccaaacttctTATACAGCATcggtggagggtcagacacattaccgtagAAAATGAGCATGTTAGGACGATAAATATTGCCGCCGTCAATCAAAACATACTCGCAAAAAGGCAgggcttagaaagaaatgctcataactcatcaacaatgtatccaaacatcacagattttggtaaataggttcagtctgtcttggggaataggcacaccaaagcattttcattttggactatagggggcgccaaaaacaccatcaatttataactcaagagTGGATTGactaatcctttttttttttcacatactCTCGGGGTGACTACAAACTCAGATTTAAAGTGTCGcaacaaattcagaatgtggGCATGgcgtatacattttttttaaattgcgatagcataaaatgagcttcggacgcaaaacttgggacacacgtcagagcccacgaccttttcgagaatgtaaaaaaacccccgtaatttttcaaaaaaactgctcactagcgccccctattgtgtggtagtcacatagtttctcagaacttcatgaattttggcacagacattcctcatggaattgcggacatatttgtaaatacattccattagcccgCCCCCCAGGAAgtcagccattttgaaaaatgtgtgtttttcatgcattttaagcacattcttgcgaactcctcctaggggaatgatcggaaaaattccaatccaggacacgttcagcccctatccaatatgatgcTAAATTGAGAAGAACATTTTTGCTCAATTGTGGAAGTCGTAAGCTAACatcgaatacaccatttttggcgatttacatgtcgcaaattactccaaactactcggatatagttattccgatattcacgaaacgctgtatacatattgctattatgattgcacacatatttcaaattgccttccatttgccccgccccccagaaagttggccattttgaaatatttgcgtttttcagccattttaagcacattcttgcgaactcctcctaggggaatgatcggaaaaattccaatgcaggacaggttcagcccctggccaatgtcatgaagaattgcagattacatttttgataaatcaatcgtggaggtcgtaagctaacagctaatacaccatttttgacgatttacatgttgcaaattactccaaactactcggatatagttattccgatattcacgaaacactgtatacacattgctcttatgattgcggacatatttcaaattggctTTTATTAGCCCCACCCCTgacaaagtcggccattttcaaAAAATTTcatttttcatgcattttaagcacattcttgccaactcctcctaggggaatgatcggaaaaattccaatccaaGACAAGTTCAtcccctatccaatatgatgctaaattgcgaagaAATGTTTTGAGGGCTCAATCGTGGAGGTCGCAAGCTAACAGTGAATACacaatttttgacgatttacatgtcgcaaattactccaaactactcgcatatagtttttccgatattcacgaaacgctgtatgcacattgctattatgattgcggacatatttcaaatttgCTTTTATTAGCCCCGCCCTCCAGAAAGTGGGCCATTTTACAAAATGTGCGTTTCTCatgcattttaaggacatttctgcGAACTCCtcataggggaatgatcggaaaaattccaatccaggacaaCTTCAGCGCATATCCAATGTCATGCTACATTGAGAAGGAATAATCCTtcgctcaaacggggagctcgtaggctaacggagaatgtaccatttttgacaAATTATATGTCAGATAAGCTACTGAGACCTGCCTGTCTCCCTGGCACAtcaactctctcacacacacacacacacacacacacacacacacacacacacacacacacacacacacacacacacacacacacacacacacacacacacacacacacacacacacacacacacacacacacacacacacacacacacacacacacacacactcacctatACTGTTAGTCCAACAACGCCCTTTGCTGGCGGCATATTCATTACAACAGACACCTATACACTCCCTAACCCTACTGTCTATTTGTAGATATCTCCTAAAGCCTACAAATAAAGTGTGAAATGTAGGCCTGGTAAATATATTATTgagcgatatatattatacacactgttctgctttatgcactgacctcagcagctgttctcactgtaaacatcgcctcACAATGAAAGCAGTTGTATGATAGATAGCCTAACATCCAGAGGGGATGTGattattgagtaaacaaacggTACTCCCGTAAACGGcactcccgtcctccagaacctccactggctccccgtccgtcaaagaatcaacttcaaagtcctcctgattactcacaaagccctcaacaatcagctccccccccccctacctcacagacctgctgcacaaCCACagcccttcccgctgcctccgctcatcagaagccaacctcctatccatccccacccgcatcaatcaccggacctggggggacagagccttctccgtcactgccccctccctctggaactcactcccacaacccatcagagactgcactgacttcaccaccttcaaaaaacttacaaaaactcacctcttcaatctggcttttaatgtgtgattgtttttgtattatttgactttaactttaactatatatttatttgttgttcctttattttattttatcttcactatatctgtaaagcgtctttgagcacctgtaaaagcgctaacaaattaaatctattattattaaagggcagaaagtctgatGCACATTTGATCATCTTAAATAACTTATAATCACAACGGAAACAACACTGTTGGCTGAAATCGACTCCGGAGAATATatcagtgtaccctcggttatagctcctccagagagactcctctctcctctaaatcagtgcatcctcggttacggctcctccagacagcctcctTGATAATCGATCCTCGACGACCCTTTAGAGAAATTTGTTTTCCTTCGAGACGGCGCGCCGACATCCGTTTCCGGGTTGCTGCCGGAGGACCTGGGAGTCTGGGACGCGAAAATTATAGAAATGAGAAACGGCTCATTTCCCAGGACTCACAAGCGTCTGgttgacgccgggacgaccggcTGCCCTCCATGACAGGCGCACGGACacgagggcccgctcatcactgcgcgcacatctgcgaccgcagttttaatttttATTTCTAACTATTCATAGACAAAGTCATGTTCTTCATCAACATAAAGTTACTGTATACCACCAAAACTGTTTTTGTAAAAACTCATCATTGTGATTTAACTTGCAGTGAGTCCTAAAAGTTTTTGAAGTCTTACTTCCATTGGATTTATAGAGAAGACGAAGGCTATTCGTACGCTGCAAGCTTAAAATATTTGACAAATTGTGGCCAAAAATCGGATTCCAGTATGTAGTGATCACTTTTATGAAGTGACCGGCATGCACAAAAGAACAATAACACAGACGTCACACTGCAGTCTGAACATAGACAAAGACATTAAAGTGATATTAGTAACAGTCATTCCCTGTTTGTTATCATAGGTAATCCGTTCAGCTGCCGAGGGCGACAGAGAAGGAGTAGCGAAGAAATCTATTGAAATGAAATTCCTAACCGGGTATGAATCCAAGGTAAATATGCTTAACGGGTTGATTTCACGACACAGGTAAAAAATAACccaaatatgtttttgtttcttcaGCAAAATTCCTTTTGCAAAAACTGACAATTTATTCTCATCAGTTAAGAATAATACTATAAAGAAAAAtcttttatttatagagcattTTTCATCAAATAGATGCTTTAGAAAAAGTTGAAGGTGAAAATAAAAAAGCGAgaaataaatgtaacatttgtaacGTATATAGAATGACATTAATTAAAGTCATCtaaattaataggtttttaactCGTTTTTTCTCCCCCTGTATCCAGGCGATGATAAACGCCCATGTGGACGCGGTGATGATCCTCGGCGAGGCCTTTAACTCCACAGACACGTTTGAATTTGGAGCCCAGTCCACCACGGAGAGAATCCACAACCTGATCCCTGTGATGCTCAAACACCGGCTCACCCCTCCTCCAGAGGAGACGTACTCCCTGCACCGCAAGATGGGCGGCTCCTTCCTCATCTGCGCACGGCTGAACGCCAAACTGAACTGTAAGGACATGTTCCAAAATACGTATGCAAAGTACTGGGAAGGCCGCACACCCCCTGCTCGCTAAACCAAACACACGTGTGAGGTGATGTGATGGATCCCGGGGCCAAGGAGTCGAAGGTGAGGTTGTGGTGTTAAGACGCACAACTGCAGAGCGGAGGCCATGTTTCCTGCCATTAACTGGTCATCGAGCATCAACTTATTTTCCTCATTCAGGGCCACCCACTACAATGAGTTTCTGAAAGGCATTTCAACCTAATAACAGCCATAATGTCTTTTGTGAAACAGACTGAAAAGGGACATA is part of the Pseudochaenichthys georgianus chromosome 24, fPseGeo1.2, whole genome shotgun sequence genome and harbors:
- the coq8aa gene encoding atypical kinase COQ8A, mitochondrial encodes the protein MAGDMILVMRGLAKLSQAVVETQSSTLRSGAGVAAAVQSVQSAAEQSLSAAMMKMQEMTGQQQTSSTESEFDFPQDDSAFAEFKDEGVDFTVAHQGMSEDIAAAGASHVSGKQSLFDGYKDPSKQFSGHTRSYHQDIRHFYSHGLNRHVWGQLYRQHQLRSYHQDPSTVGGLTAEDIEKARQGKKVEIKSHKQMLSERARERKVPVSRLSRLANFGGLAVGLGIGALAEVAKKGMRQNTEGDKKRVLDSSPFLSEANAERIVRTLCKVRGAALKVGQMLSIQDDAFINPQLAKIFDRVRQSADFMPIKQMTKALNGDLGPNWRDKLESFEERPFAAASIGQVHLARMKDGREVAMKIQYPGVAQSINSDVNNLMTVLNISNALPEGLFPEHLIDVMRRELALECDYIREAQCAKKFREFLKDQPFFYVPEVIDELSSAHVLTTELVPGFPLDQADGLTQDLKNEICENILKLCLRELFEFRYMQTDPNWSNFFYDPQTHRVALLDFGATRGFDKSFTDPYIEVIRSAAEGDREGVAKKSIEMKFLTGYESKAMINAHVDAVMILGEAFNSTDTFEFGAQSTTERIHNLIPVMLKHRLTPPPEETYSLHRKMGGSFLICARLNAKLNCKDMFQNTYAKYWEGRTPPAR